A single region of the Bacillota bacterium genome encodes:
- a CDS encoding YicC family protein: MARSMTGFGRGNSDGPRYRVRVEIKAVNHRYLEVAPRIPRVAASLEDRLRKAVQARVERGRFDVFVDVNPAEDAGKQVKVDKALALAYYSALKDMQDELGISGSVEVSLLAGLPGVLSQAEAEEDSALLWQSLERALEAGLDGIIAMREREGETLSRDIISRIDKVGALVSEIKARAPVMVEQYRRKLDSRIKELLPSDALDEMRLAMEVALYADRVNIDEEIVRITSHLEQLKDALRTDGAVGRKMDFILQEINREINTIGSKAADTHVGSVVVEVKSELEKIREQVQNIE, encoded by the coding sequence GTGGCCAGAAGCATGACCGGATTTGGTAGAGGCAATTCCGATGGGCCACGTTACCGCGTCCGGGTGGAAATCAAGGCGGTCAACCACCGGTACCTGGAGGTGGCGCCGAGGATCCCGAGGGTGGCTGCCTCTCTCGAAGACAGGCTCCGGAAGGCGGTACAGGCGAGGGTCGAGCGTGGGCGGTTCGACGTGTTCGTCGATGTGAATCCCGCGGAAGACGCGGGCAAGCAGGTAAAGGTTGACAAGGCCCTGGCATTGGCATATTATAGTGCATTGAAGGATATGCAGGATGAACTGGGAATATCCGGAAGTGTCGAGGTTTCGTTGCTGGCCGGACTCCCGGGGGTATTGAGCCAGGCTGAGGCCGAGGAAGATTCGGCGCTTCTCTGGCAGTCTCTCGAACGGGCGTTGGAGGCCGGACTCGATGGCATTATCGCAATGCGTGAGAGAGAAGGAGAAACGCTCAGCCGGGACATAATCTCGAGGATCGATAAAGTTGGCGCGCTCGTCTCGGAGATCAAGGCGAGGGCGCCTGTCATGGTGGAGCAATACCGGCGTAAGCTCGACAGCCGAATCAAGGAACTTCTCCCCTCCGATGCTCTTGACGAAATGCGCTTGGCTATGGAAGTGGCCTTATACGCGGACAGGGTCAACATCGACGAAGAAATCGTCCGCATAACAAGTCACCTTGAACAGCTGAAAGACGCCTTGAGAACGGACGGTGCGGTTGGCCGGAAGATGGATTTCATCCTCCAGGAAATCAACCGTGAGATAAACACAATCGGCTCCAAGGCGGCCGACACGCACGTCGGAAGCGTAGTAGTCGAGGTCAAGAGCGAACTCGAGAAGATCAGGGAACAGGTCCAAAACATCGAGTAG
- a CDS encoding integration host factor, producing the protein MALPELTAKEKKAALEKAQVMRKKRSELRAALKKGTVDFGKVLDGDDEITARMRVAYLLKSLPRVGKVKAQKIMEEVGIDESRRVQGLGKRQKEALLARLGKK; encoded by the coding sequence GTGGCTTTACCGGAGTTGACGGCTAAGGAGAAGAAGGCAGCGCTTGAGAAAGCCCAGGTCATGAGGAAGAAGCGCAGTGAACTGCGCGCCGCCCTCAAGAAGGGGACGGTCGACTTCGGCAAGGTGCTGGATGGGGACGACGAGATTACCGCAAGGATGAGGGTGGCCTACTTGCTCAAGTCTTTGCCGAGGGTAGGCAAGGTAAAAGCCCAGAAGATCATGGAGGAAGTCGGCATCGACGAGTCAAGGCGTGTGCAGGGTCTCGGCAAGCGCCAGAAGGAAGCGCTACTCGCGAGGCTCGGCAAGAAGTAA
- a CDS encoding DUF370 domain-containing protein: MDIKLINIGFGNIVSANRIVAIVSPESAPIKRIITEARDRGMLIDATYGRRTRAVIITDSDHVILSAVQPETVANRLSSKEPEDIVEEE; encoded by the coding sequence ATGGACATCAAGTTGATCAACATTGGTTTCGGTAACATCGTCTCGGCAAACAGGATCGTGGCCATCGTAAGCCCCGAATCCGCCCCCATAAAGAGGATTATCACCGAGGCGCGTGACCGGGGGATGTTGATCGACGCCACGTACGGCCGCCGTACAAGGGCCGTCATTATAACGGACAGCGACCACGTGATCCTGTCCGCAGTCCAGCCGGAAACCGTCGCAAACAGGCTATCCAGCAAGGAACCAGAAGACATAGTCGAAGAAGAGTAG
- the gmk gene encoding guanylate kinase encodes MCDAGSGEGLLVVMSAPSGAGKGTLRRALIDDHPEIVFCPSVTTRQARPGERDGVDYHFVGVSEFEEMVVAGRFAEWARVYGNLYGTPRETLDNLLASGVTVLVEKDVQGAIALKRLYPEGIYVFVLPPSFEELKRRMRARGTETEADVERRLESYPGELQYVGQYDYVIVNEDLGRAKKDLEAIILGERARRCGCRAGS; translated from the coding sequence ATGTGTGACGCAGGATCCGGTGAGGGCCTGCTCGTGGTGATGTCCGCTCCGTCTGGCGCTGGGAAGGGCACGCTTCGTCGTGCCCTTATTGATGACCATCCGGAGATAGTGTTCTGCCCATCAGTCACCACCAGGCAGGCTCGCCCCGGCGAAAGGGATGGCGTGGACTATCACTTCGTCGGTGTGAGCGAATTCGAGGAGATGGTGGTCGCCGGCCGTTTCGCCGAATGGGCGCGCGTGTACGGCAACCTCTACGGAACCCCGAGGGAGACGCTGGACAACTTGCTGGCGAGCGGGGTGACCGTGCTGGTGGAGAAGGACGTGCAGGGCGCCATCGCTCTCAAGAGGCTCTACCCGGAAGGCATCTACGTGTTCGTGCTACCCCCGTCCTTTGAGGAGCTCAAGAGAAGGATGAGGGCGAGGGGCACGGAGACGGAGGCGGACGTCGAGAGGCGGCTGGAATCATACCCGGGCGAATTGCAGTACGTAGGGCAATACGACTACGTCATCGTGAACGAGGACCTCGGGCGCGCAAAAAAGGACCTCGAGGCGATAATACTCGGTGAGAGGGCCCGGAGGTGCGGCTGTCGTGCCGGGTCCTGA
- the rpoZ gene encoding DNA-directed RNA polymerase subunit omega yields the protein MLYPSLDTLMRMVDSKYTLVVTAAKRAREITEGKTYIEDIGSVKPVTIALHEIAEGRVTYERVRAAGGHSAVALASEPAPEPATEPESAEPVGDTGPEPGPEQGSEQGS from the coding sequence ATGCTTTACCCGTCTTTGGACACACTCATGAGGATGGTAGATTCAAAGTACACTCTCGTGGTTACCGCCGCCAAAAGAGCGCGGGAAATCACCGAGGGCAAAACGTATATCGAGGACATCGGCTCGGTCAAGCCGGTCACGATTGCGTTGCACGAGATCGCGGAGGGACGCGTGACCTACGAGAGGGTCCGGGCCGCCGGAGGCCATTCGGCGGTTGCTCTGGCATCAGAGCCGGCGCCGGAGCCCGCAACTGAGCCGGAGTCCGCCGAGCCGGTCGGGGATACTGGTCCGGAGCCAGGCCCAGAGCAAGGTTCGGAGCAGGGGTCGTAA
- the coaBC gene encoding bifunctional phosphopantothenoylcysteine decarboxylase/phosphopantothenate--cysteine ligase CoaBC — MLEGRRVGLGVSGGIAAYKALDLCSRLRQMGAEVQVVMTENATRLIAPLAFQTLSGNPVIHAMFDEPARWNVEHIAFAQWVEVMVVAPATANVIGKVAAGIADDFLTTSIMATRAKVLFAPAMNSAMYENPIVQSNIERLRSLGYEFIEPESGWLACGESGKGRLAPVEDIVDRIVRVLGAGAAAGGDAVAGGTKGATAPAGTVATGVPVVAADLRGKTVMVTAGPTREYFDPVRYISNPSSGKMGFEIAREARDRGARVILVSGPVSLEPPAGVEYIPVVTTAEMRDAVISRLESCDALIKSAAVCDYRPAVIHDKKIKKDGRGLDIHFEPNPDILFEAGQRKGRTILVGFAAETDNLVPNAVAKIRKKNLDLIVVNDVTQQGAGFGTDTNAAKIIDPEGNVHEVSLTSKREMARIIVDRVAGLLKTCGE, encoded by the coding sequence GTGCTTGAAGGGCGACGCGTCGGCCTTGGGGTCAGCGGGGGAATCGCGGCGTACAAGGCGCTCGACCTGTGCAGCCGTCTCAGGCAGATGGGCGCGGAAGTCCAGGTGGTGATGACTGAGAACGCGACCAGGCTTATCGCGCCTCTCGCGTTTCAGACGCTGTCCGGGAACCCCGTCATCCACGCGATGTTCGATGAACCCGCCCGCTGGAACGTCGAGCACATCGCGTTCGCACAGTGGGTCGAGGTGATGGTCGTCGCGCCCGCCACAGCCAACGTGATCGGGAAGGTCGCGGCGGGGATCGCCGACGACTTCCTGACCACCTCGATCATGGCTACCAGGGCGAAGGTGCTGTTTGCGCCGGCCATGAACTCGGCGATGTACGAGAACCCCATCGTGCAGTCGAACATCGAGAGGCTTCGTTCGCTGGGCTACGAGTTCATCGAGCCCGAGAGCGGCTGGCTGGCGTGCGGCGAGTCCGGCAAGGGCCGCCTGGCGCCGGTGGAGGACATCGTTGACAGGATCGTGCGGGTGCTCGGCGCCGGCGCCGCCGCCGGCGGGGACGCTGTGGCCGGCGGTACGAAGGGAGCGACTGCGCCGGCGGGGACTGTGGCGACTGGTGTCCCGGTGGTGGCCGCAGACCTGCGCGGCAAGACGGTCATGGTGACCGCGGGGCCTACGAGGGAGTACTTCGACCCCGTGAGGTATATATCCAACCCATCCTCCGGCAAGATGGGCTTCGAGATCGCCCGCGAGGCCCGCGACCGCGGCGCACGCGTCATCCTCGTGAGCGGCCCCGTGTCACTGGAGCCGCCCGCCGGTGTCGAGTACATCCCCGTCGTCACCACTGCGGAAATGAGGGACGCGGTGATCTCGCGGCTGGAATCCTGCGACGCCCTAATCAAGTCAGCGGCCGTGTGCGACTACCGGCCGGCCGTCATACACGACAAGAAGATCAAGAAGGACGGGCGCGGCCTGGACATTCACTTTGAGCCCAACCCCGATATCCTCTTCGAGGCAGGACAAAGAAAGGGTCGCACGATACTTGTGGGGTTCGCCGCGGAGACGGATAACCTCGTCCCCAACGCCGTGGCGAAGATACGCAAGAAGAACCTCGACCTCATCGTGGTCAACGACGTCACTCAACAGGGCGCCGGCTTCGGCACGGACACCAACGCCGCCAAGATCATCGACCCCGAGGGTAATGTACACGAAGTGTCGCTCACCTCGAAGCGGGAGATGGCGCGGATCATCGTCGACCGCGTGGCCGGTCTGCTAAAAACCTGCGGAGAATGA
- a CDS encoding DUF3794 domain-containing protein, whose product MAKVQIVGLADPATYPVAPTMFTQIALVDTLVASELKPPIEQLITVFIDVSIDSVRIVQTPIGTSLGGQILLGAKAVIEGTVNQKMTYVAAAPDQPVHAFEGTIPFSTFIVVPPTVGGIPIVDLLGAIKVTPFIEDVFVNVTSPRSVFKNVILFLNLTIATPLP is encoded by the coding sequence ATGGCGAAGGTTCAGATCGTTGGACTCGCAGACCCCGCGACTTATCCCGTCGCTCCAACCATGTTCACCCAGATTGCCCTAGTTGACACGCTGGTTGCCTCTGAGTTGAAGCCCCCGATAGAACAGCTGATCACGGTCTTCATCGATGTGTCCATTGATTCGGTGCGCATAGTCCAGACGCCGATAGGGACCTCACTAGGTGGGCAGATCCTGTTGGGGGCCAAGGCGGTCATCGAAGGGACGGTCAACCAGAAGATGACGTATGTCGCGGCGGCGCCCGATCAACCGGTCCACGCCTTCGAGGGAACCATCCCGTTCAGTACTTTCATAGTGGTTCCCCCGACGGTTGGTGGCATACCCATCGTGGACCTGTTGGGTGCGATCAAGGTAACCCCATTTATTGAGGACGTGTTCGTAAATGTCACCTCGCCCAGGTCGGTATTCAAAAATGTCATTCTGTTCTTGAATCTGACGATTGCCACTCCGCTGCCCTGA
- a CDS encoding DUF3794 domain-containing protein, which translates to MLNVQIVGLADPESFPIAPTMFTEIAVMDTVDVPEPKPPIEQLVSVLLDVTLKSTRIIQTPVGTSVSGLRLTGCKLVVEGNIDEKITYVASEPDQPVHAVEGSVPFSTFVVIPPSVNCVPVNDLLKAFKVTPFVEDVFVDVVSPRKIFKNIILFLDVSITNLLSQPHKPRQS; encoded by the coding sequence ATGTTGAACGTTCAGATCGTCGGCCTGGCCGACCCGGAGTCGTTCCCCATCGCTCCCACGATGTTCACCGAGATCGCCGTGATGGATACAGTAGACGTCCCTGAACCCAAGCCTCCGATAGAGCAGCTCGTCAGCGTGTTGCTGGATGTCACATTGAAATCGACTAGAATAATCCAAACCCCGGTAGGAACATCCGTTTCCGGATTGCGGTTGACCGGCTGTAAACTGGTGGTCGAGGGAAACATTGACGAGAAAATCACTTACGTGGCCTCCGAGCCAGACCAACCCGTCCACGCGGTCGAAGGTTCCGTACCATTCAGCACATTCGTAGTCATCCCACCATCGGTGAACTGTGTGCCCGTTAATGATCTACTAAAAGCATTCAAGGTAACGCCGTTTGTTGAGGACGTCTTTGTCGATGTAGTCTCGCCGAGAAAAATCTTCAAGAACATTATCCTGTTCCTGGACGTCTCCATAACCAACTTGTTATCCCAACCCCATAAGCCGAGACAGTCTTAG
- a CDS encoding DNA-3-methyladenine glycosylase 2 has translation MAETRITVSDLNLPATLLSGQAFRWSQGGDWFSGYIDNMAVQLKQEGPGLIIRHDSQDAGHTAVSVCRYLDLDRDYEAIRTDVADRLPELRPALEFSRGLRVLRQDPWEALVCFIVSQNNNVPRITRCVGNVCSMCSPMGAFPSSRRLAVASDEDLRRAGLGYRAPYLRAAARMVDSGDLDLEGLRRLPVEEARRTLMGVPGVGGKVADCVLLYGLQKYEVVPVDVWILRVVEALFFSGRSLRPEQARSWAVQNFGPYAGIIQA, from the coding sequence TTGGCCGAGACCAGGATCACGGTTTCCGACCTCAATCTGCCTGCCACGCTGCTGTCCGGCCAGGCCTTCCGGTGGTCGCAGGGTGGCGACTGGTTCTCTGGTTACATCGATAACATGGCGGTGCAACTCAAGCAGGAAGGTCCGGGCCTCATCATACGGCACGACAGCCAAGACGCCGGCCACACTGCGGTGAGCGTGTGCCGCTACCTCGATCTCGACAGGGACTACGAGGCAATCAGGACGGATGTCGCAGACCGTTTACCCGAATTGAGACCGGCGCTGGAGTTCTCGCGAGGGCTGAGGGTTCTACGACAGGACCCGTGGGAGGCGCTGGTCTGCTTCATAGTCTCCCAGAACAACAACGTCCCCCGCATCACGCGGTGTGTGGGCAATGTCTGCTCGATGTGCTCGCCCATGGGGGCATTCCCGTCATCCCGTCGCCTTGCCGTGGCCAGCGACGAGGATCTCAGGCGCGCCGGCCTCGGTTACCGCGCGCCCTACCTGCGCGCCGCGGCGCGAATGGTGGATTCAGGTGATCTCGACCTCGAGGGGTTGCGCCGCCTGCCAGTCGAAGAAGCACGGCGCACGCTTATGGGAGTGCCCGGTGTCGGCGGGAAGGTTGCCGACTGCGTACTCCTGTATGGTCTGCAGAAATACGAGGTCGTTCCCGTGGACGTGTGGATCCTGCGTGTGGTCGAGGCACTGTTCTTTTCCGGGCGAAGCCTCCGGCCAGAGCAGGCCCGCTCGTGGGCCGTGCAGAACTTCGGACCCTACGCCGGCATAATACAGGCGTGA
- the priA gene encoding primosomal protein N': METQRLVEVAVDIRSQSFWGTYTYSVPGSLEGRVTPGSVVVVPFGSRRVRGFVVRYSDLTQAVQPPQTHGTRHTPPLEGEPRSGTMQVAGHQIKGIISVVEPNPALGPEMMGLAQAVAAEYCSPVQMALRAMLPPAMAGQSRRLVGLAVDEAGVEALSGPLTPAEASVVDLLVDEGERTPAELAEATGLRDIERVLRTLRVRGIVRVETVFKAPRGVRMAWEASLAREVTQEELSVLSGSAPRRAELLKVLIAEGRPMAAAEAVRRSGAGQSSLKALEKAGLVRLERVRASTMTGTVAGAILGASVGGVSPGSAAAAATGGPAPGHSMTGRLYRPQPLGEAHERVAAELIQQVRDGGRAVLLVGGTAAERTGVYAAIVDQLARGGRNAIVLVPEIALTPRRRLELSSRFAGSVVMLHSGLPAGERYAHWKRIAEGDVDVVVGTRSAVFAPVPRLAAIIVDDEHHEGYKQTEGSPRYNARDVALMRSMRQGGTVILGSATPSVESYYHASNGAYGILQVPESSVHLRPACHTVDMREELKRGNRSLLSLKLQDEVHSALSSDKRAVLFLNRRGFSSFVLCRECGFSLRCPNCDVTYTYHRPGVLKCHYCGHEEPAPDVCPKCGGRRVRPFGAGTQRVEEEVRRLFPDARVVRVDLDTASRRSSYDALVRGFAEGKANVLVCTQMVLGDEGLPHAAVAGVLSADLTLNLPDFRSAERTYQLLSQVIAISGGPESGVAVIQSYDPSHYCIQAACTGDYRSFYTSEIEGRRESGYPPFGHLANVVIWSPGDAVARALAKDAARHLRTHGGGGFELLGPGPAPFPKLRGWSRWQMLMKGPSRIVLAEAARGLSQALERKVRAARSRLTVDVDPVSML; encoded by the coding sequence TTGGAAACGCAGCGCCTCGTCGAGGTAGCCGTAGATATAAGGTCCCAGAGCTTCTGGGGGACGTACACATATTCAGTGCCGGGGTCGCTCGAGGGCCGTGTGACGCCGGGGTCTGTCGTCGTCGTGCCTTTTGGTTCGCGCAGGGTCAGGGGGTTCGTCGTACGATATTCGGATCTCACGCAGGCGGTTCAGCCACCGCAAACGCATGGCACGCGACACACGCCTCCGCTCGAGGGCGAGCCCCGCAGCGGGACCATGCAGGTCGCCGGCCACCAGATCAAGGGCATCATCAGCGTGGTTGAGCCGAATCCCGCGCTAGGCCCGGAGATGATGGGACTCGCCCAGGCAGTTGCCGCCGAATACTGTAGCCCCGTCCAGATGGCGCTCCGCGCCATGCTCCCGCCGGCCATGGCCGGGCAGAGCCGCAGGCTCGTCGGGCTGGCGGTAGACGAGGCGGGCGTGGAAGCCCTGTCGGGGCCGTTGACGCCCGCGGAGGCGAGCGTCGTGGACCTCCTGGTGGACGAGGGTGAGCGAACGCCCGCCGAACTCGCCGAGGCGACGGGGCTCCGCGACATCGAGAGGGTGCTGAGGACGCTCAGGGTGCGGGGAATCGTCCGCGTCGAGACGGTGTTCAAGGCGCCACGCGGGGTAAGGATGGCCTGGGAGGCCTCACTCGCGCGCGAGGTAACCCAGGAGGAACTCAGCGTACTATCGGGTTCTGCGCCGCGCCGCGCGGAGCTCTTGAAGGTGCTTATAGCCGAAGGGCGGCCCATGGCGGCCGCGGAGGCGGTGAGGAGGTCGGGAGCTGGGCAGTCGAGTTTGAAGGCTCTCGAGAAGGCGGGCCTCGTCAGGCTCGAGCGCGTGCGGGCGAGTACGATGACGGGCACGGTGGCGGGCGCCATACTGGGCGCGTCGGTGGGCGGGGTATCGCCCGGCTCGGCAGCAGCCGCGGCCACCGGCGGGCCGGCGCCTGGCCACTCGATGACGGGACGCCTCTACCGCCCGCAGCCGCTTGGTGAGGCTCACGAACGGGTGGCGGCGGAACTCATCCAGCAGGTGCGCGACGGTGGGCGGGCTGTCCTGCTTGTGGGCGGCACGGCCGCGGAGAGGACCGGCGTCTATGCTGCGATAGTGGATCAACTGGCGCGCGGCGGCCGGAACGCGATCGTCCTGGTCCCGGAGATAGCGCTGACTCCCAGGCGCAGGCTGGAACTGTCGTCGAGGTTCGCGGGCAGCGTCGTCATGCTACATAGCGGCCTGCCCGCGGGGGAACGATACGCTCACTGGAAACGAATAGCAGAAGGCGACGTCGACGTGGTCGTCGGCACGAGGTCCGCGGTGTTCGCACCGGTGCCGCGCCTGGCTGCCATCATAGTTGACGACGAGCATCACGAGGGATACAAGCAGACCGAGGGGAGCCCGAGGTACAACGCGCGGGACGTGGCGCTCATGAGGAGTATGCGGCAGGGCGGTACGGTCATCCTGGGCAGTGCGACCCCGTCGGTGGAGTCGTACTATCACGCTTCCAACGGGGCCTATGGGATACTCCAAGTGCCCGAATCCAGCGTTCACCTCCGCCCGGCGTGCCATACTGTCGACATGAGGGAGGAACTGAAGCGCGGCAACAGGTCCCTACTGTCGCTCAAGCTCCAGGACGAGGTTCACTCGGCCCTGTCGAGCGACAAGCGCGCTGTCCTGTTTCTGAACAGGAGGGGCTTCTCGTCGTTCGTTCTCTGCAGGGAATGCGGTTTTAGCCTGCGCTGCCCCAACTGTGACGTGACGTACACGTACCACCGCCCGGGGGTGCTGAAGTGCCACTACTGCGGCCACGAGGAACCTGCCCCTGACGTCTGCCCGAAGTGCGGCGGGAGGCGGGTGCGCCCCTTCGGGGCGGGCACGCAGCGGGTCGAGGAAGAGGTCCGCAGGCTCTTCCCGGACGCGCGCGTGGTCAGGGTCGACCTCGACACGGCTTCGCGCAGGTCGTCGTACGATGCGCTTGTCAGGGGATTCGCGGAAGGCAAGGCAAACGTCCTGGTCTGTACGCAGATGGTCCTCGGAGATGAGGGCCTCCCGCACGCCGCAGTGGCCGGCGTACTCTCGGCCGACCTCACGCTGAACCTGCCGGACTTCCGTTCGGCGGAGCGTACGTACCAGCTCCTCTCCCAGGTGATAGCGATCTCGGGCGGGCCGGAGAGTGGCGTCGCAGTCATACAGTCGTACGACCCATCACACTACTGTATACAGGCGGCCTGCACGGGCGATTACCGATCGTTCTATACGTCCGAGATCGAGGGCAGGCGCGAATCCGGCTACCCGCCATTCGGTCACCTTGCGAATGTCGTGATATGGAGCCCCGGCGATGCCGTGGCCAGGGCGCTGGCGAAGGATGCCGCTAGACACCTTCGGACGCATGGCGGCGGGGGTTTCGAGTTACTCGGGCCGGGCCCCGCGCCATTCCCAAAGCTGAGAGGGTGGTCCAGGTGGCAGATGCTCATGAAAGGGCCGTCGAGGATCGTGCTGGCTGAGGCGGCGAGGGGCCTATCGCAGGCGCTCGAACGAAAGGTGCGCGCCGCGAGATCGAGGCTCACGGTAGACGTCGACCCGGTGTCGATGCTATAG
- a CDS encoding methionyl-tRNA formyltransferase, with protein MGTPDFAVPSLIAVLRDAHEILAVVTRPDRPRGRGLELSPSPVKQSAVKHRFPVVQPSTCRSPQFVEWLRDVKPDVIVVVAFGQILPREVLEIPSLGCINVHASLLPKYRGAAPINWALIRGERVTGVTTMYMSERLDAGDVILQKEVAVSPDDNAGTLHDKLKHEGADLLTVTLRLLGAGKAPRAPQDESQATFAPSLTSKDEVIDWNRPAGDIRNHVRGMSPWPGAHTVKDGRKIKVLAATVLDSAGTEIHHLLRRQPEGAGRAGLVLAADETNGLVVQAGEGLVRLDEVQPEGGRRMPAADYLRGARLAPGDVLGR; from the coding sequence ATGGGGACCCCCGATTTCGCGGTCCCATCGTTGATAGCGGTGCTACGCGACGCGCACGAGATACTGGCCGTGGTCACGCGCCCTGACAGGCCGCGCGGTCGCGGGCTGGAACTGTCGCCGTCGCCGGTCAAACAGTCGGCGGTCAAGCACAGGTTCCCGGTGGTGCAGCCGTCGACGTGCAGGTCCCCTCAGTTCGTCGAGTGGCTCAGGGACGTGAAACCCGACGTGATCGTCGTCGTGGCCTTCGGCCAGATACTCCCACGCGAGGTGCTGGAGATCCCCTCGCTGGGGTGCATAAACGTGCACGCGTCGCTCCTCCCGAAATACCGCGGCGCGGCGCCCATCAACTGGGCTCTCATAAGGGGCGAGCGGGTTACGGGAGTCACCACGATGTACATGTCGGAACGCCTTGACGCGGGCGACGTCATACTGCAGAAAGAGGTCGCGGTCTCGCCCGACGACAACGCGGGGACGCTTCACGACAAGTTGAAGCATGAGGGTGCGGATCTGCTGACCGTGACCCTCCGGCTCCTGGGCGCGGGAAAGGCGCCGCGCGCCCCGCAGGACGAGTCGCAGGCGACATTCGCTCCATCATTGACTTCCAAAGACGAGGTGATAGACTGGAACCGGCCTGCCGGGGACATCCGGAACCACGTGCGCGGCATGAGCCCCTGGCCGGGGGCGCATACTGTCAAGGATGGCAGGAAGATCAAGGTGCTGGCCGCCACCGTCCTGGATTCCGCGGGGACCGAGATTCATCACTTATTGAGGCGTCAGCCTGAGGGGGCCGGGCGCGCGGGCCTCGTACTCGCGGCCGACGAGACAAACGGCCTCGTCGTGCAGGCGGGGGAAGGGCTCGTACGCCTGGACGAGGTACAACCCGAGGGTGGGCGCAGGATGCCGGCGGCGGACTACCTGAGGGGCGCGCGACTGGCCCCTGGGGATGTCCTCGGAAGATAA
- a CDS encoding zinc metallopeptidase — protein MFFDSAYIMLVLPALLFALYAQSRVRGAFGRYSRYRATSGKTGGEVASELLRSARLDDVRVERIQSSLGDHYDPRTRVLRLSPQVHDSPSVAALGVAAHEVGHALQHDLGYTPLAIRNTVLPVAQLGSNAAWPLFLLGFLFRIPALMDLGILFFFAAVLFQVVTLPVEYNASSRAMALLAGGGYISTADARPVREVLNAAALTYVAATAMAVAQLARLLILRNRRD, from the coding sequence ATGTTCTTCGATAGTGCGTACATCATGCTGGTGCTCCCGGCTCTCTTGTTCGCGCTGTATGCGCAATCAAGGGTCAGGGGCGCGTTCGGACGCTACTCCAGGTATCGCGCTACCAGCGGCAAGACGGGCGGCGAGGTTGCCTCGGAGCTCCTCAGGTCGGCGAGGCTGGACGACGTTCGTGTGGAGAGGATTCAATCGTCCCTGGGCGACCACTACGACCCGCGCACGCGCGTGCTGAGGTTGTCACCGCAGGTGCACGACAGCCCGTCTGTCGCCGCGCTCGGGGTGGCCGCGCACGAGGTCGGTCACGCGCTACAGCACGACCTCGGCTACACTCCACTGGCGATAAGGAACACGGTGCTTCCCGTGGCCCAGCTCGGGTCGAACGCGGCGTGGCCACTGTTCCTGCTGGGGTTCCTTTTCAGGATCCCCGCGCTGATGGACCTCGGGATACTGTTCTTCTTCGCCGCGGTGCTGTTCCAGGTAGTCACACTGCCGGTCGAGTACAACGCGTCCAGCAGGGCCATGGCGTTGCTGGCCGGCGGCGGCTACATCTCCACGGCGGATGCGAGGCCGGTGCGCGAGGTGCTCAACGCGGCGGCGCTGACCTACGTGGCTGCCACGGCGATGGCGGTGGCTCAGCTTGCGAGGCTGTTGATCCTCCGCAACCGTAGAGACTAG